One window of the Syngnathus typhle isolate RoL2023-S1 ecotype Sweden linkage group LG21, RoL_Styp_1.0, whole genome shotgun sequence genome contains the following:
- the phyh gene encoding phytanoyl-CoA dioxygenase, peroxisomal: MSRAAERLKLMMGHLDRTPAVVATPTSAQSTAPHPHNLRYTLDNDLLRPEERLFYEQNGFFVVRNLVADEDIDLFRKEFERICQRKVNVSGLVVMRDVAISKSEFVPDQKAVTKLQDFQEDPELFRYCTLPQILKYVGCFTGPNIMAMHTMLINKPPDAGKKTSRHPMHQDLHYFPFRPADRIVCAWTALERVNRQNGCLVVLPGTHTGTLKEHDYPEWEGGVNKMYHGVRDYNPDHPRIHLEMEKGDTVFFHPLLIHGSGMNQTRGFRKAISCHYASSDCHYIDVKGTSQENIENEVKELVSRKYPGTVSVTFQDTWAFRGRLVQGERGGL, translated from the exons ATGTCGCGGGCTGCCGAAAGGCTCAAATTGATGATGGGGCATCTCGATCGGACCCCAGCCGTGGTT GCAACACCGACGTCGGCTCAAAGCACCGCCCCTCACCCCCACAATCTAAG ATACACACTCGACAATGACCTGCTGAGGCCAGAAGAGCGGCTCTTCTATGAGCAAAATGGATTTTTTGTCGTCAGGAATCTTGTGGCCGACGAGGACATTGACTTGTTCAG GAAGGAGTTTGAGCGCATTTGTCAACGAAAAGTCAACGTTTCCGGTCTGGTGGTCATGAGAGACGTGGCCATTTCCAAGTCGGAGTTTGTTCCCGATCAGAAAGCCGTCACCAAACTCCAAGACTTCCAGGAGGATCCCGAACTTTTCCGGTACTGCACCTTACCGCAG ATCTTGAAGTATGTGGGCTGCTTCACAGGACCGAACATCATGGCTATGCACACCATGCTCATCAACAAGCCTCCCGATGCGG GAAAGAAAACGTCTCGCCACCCCATGCATCAGGATCTGCATTACTTCCCATTCCGACCGGCCGACCGCATCGTCTGCGCCTGGACGGCGTTGGAGCGGGTCAACAGGCAGAACGGATGCCTGGTGGTCCTGCCGGGAACGCACACGGGCACGCTCAAGGAGCACGACTACCCAGAGTGGGAG GGTGGAGTGAACAAGATGTACCACGGAGTGCGTGACTACAACCCAGACCATCCCAGGATCCacctggagatggagaaggGCGACACGGTCTTCTTCCACCCGTTGCTGATCCACGGTTCTGGAATGAATCAGACGCGAGGATTCCGTAAG GCTATCTCCTGCCACTACGCCAGTTCCGACTGCCATTACATCGACGTGAAGGGAACATCGCAGGAAAATATTGAGAATGAAGTGAAGGAGCTAGTGTCCAGGAAGTACCCCGGGACTGTCAGTGTCACCTTCCAG GACACTTGGGCTTTCCGAGGCCGCCTGGTACAGGGAGAGCGAGGCGGACTTTGA